Proteins from a genomic interval of Bradyrhizobium sp. CCGB01:
- a CDS encoding anti-sigma factor domain-containing protein — protein MAYTEDHIALAAEYALGTLDADERAQVETMMAVDKAFAEIVQAWAYRLGVLNQMVGSVEPRPIVWENIRAELARTDFAQDTPAPEASPPPPVPELSSFDTAPPELPSEDVKPLEAQPPEAEQPETVRPASDALPDVAPIFMPQVHAPDPDVARAPPPPVADNSNVIRLESRVKRWRTIASAVGALAAALLVTLSLQIFQPDALPGSLRPAPRIQTVEVKTPAPLAASSQYVALLQGQGGGPAFILTIDGATRNFTVRKVGATPEAGKSFELWLISDKLPRPRSLGVIGAGDFTARPVLGSFDADVVNGATYAVTVEQAGGSPNGQPTSAPVFTGKLIETVPPSQPQVPAKK, from the coding sequence CCGTGGACAAGGCGTTCGCCGAAATCGTGCAGGCCTGGGCCTACCGGCTCGGCGTCCTCAACCAGATGGTCGGTTCGGTCGAGCCGCGTCCGATCGTGTGGGAGAACATCAGGGCCGAGCTCGCGCGGACGGACTTTGCGCAGGACACGCCTGCGCCGGAAGCTTCGCCACCGCCACCTGTGCCGGAGCTTTCTTCGTTCGACACCGCGCCGCCGGAGTTGCCGTCCGAGGATGTGAAACCACTCGAGGCGCAGCCTCCCGAAGCCGAGCAGCCTGAAACGGTGCGGCCGGCGTCCGATGCGCTTCCCGACGTCGCGCCGATATTCATGCCGCAGGTCCATGCGCCCGATCCAGACGTCGCGCGCGCGCCGCCGCCGCCGGTCGCCGACAACAGCAACGTGATCCGGCTCGAGAGCCGGGTGAAACGCTGGCGCACGATCGCATCCGCCGTCGGTGCACTCGCGGCCGCGCTGCTGGTGACGCTGTCGCTTCAGATCTTCCAGCCCGATGCTCTGCCGGGCAGCTTGCGTCCGGCGCCGCGCATCCAGACGGTGGAAGTGAAGACACCGGCGCCGCTCGCGGCGTCGTCGCAATATGTCGCGCTGTTGCAGGGCCAGGGCGGCGGCCCCGCCTTCATCCTCACCATCGACGGCGCGACGCGGAATTTCACCGTGCGCAAGGTCGGCGCGACCCCGGAGGCCGGCAAGAGTTTTGAGCTCTGGCTGATCTCCGACAAGCTGCCGCGTCCGCGCTCGCTCGGCGTGATTGGCGCGGGCGATTTCACCGCGCGCCCGGTGCTCGGCTCCTTCGATGCCGACGTCGTCAATGGTGCGACCTACGCCGTCACCGTCGAGCAGGCCGGCGGCTCACCGAACGGCCAACCGACCTCGGCGCCGGTGTTTACCGGCAAGCTGATTGAGACCGTGCCGCCTTCACAACCGCAGGTTCCGGCGAAGAAATAG
- a CDS encoding AraC family transcriptional regulator, translated as MDAARTPGIFVHQYAGLPHGPAFEHWRERAFGSCGLDIGPSHGDSIDCRLQISVVDNIALAIPEGASAQYSRRQSHLADGSDDLVLIAAHAGLVRVGQNGHTVELAPAQMVLVDMGVTGTVGHTDEDRFTTIRMPRRALLDINPRAEDKLSQVLSDGAVAETIFRYHALAAHHAPHLDAVGQRLTAQHMVDLVGLLLGTDAEHASLARGRGHAAARLDLMRADVMAALGRNDLCLSEIATRSGLSPRQAQRLFEQAGTTFTEFVLEQRLVLARKLLADPRARARKISDIAHSSGFSDLSYFNRAFRKRFGATPSELRDA; from the coding sequence ATGGATGCAGCAAGGACGCCGGGCATCTTCGTCCACCAATATGCGGGTCTGCCGCACGGTCCGGCCTTCGAACATTGGCGCGAACGGGCGTTCGGCTCCTGCGGCCTCGATATCGGGCCGAGCCATGGCGACAGCATCGATTGCCGGCTCCAGATCAGCGTGGTCGACAATATCGCGTTGGCGATTCCCGAAGGTGCCTCCGCGCAATATTCGCGCAGGCAGAGCCATCTCGCCGACGGCAGCGACGATCTCGTCCTAATCGCCGCGCATGCGGGTCTCGTCCGCGTCGGGCAGAACGGCCATACCGTCGAGCTTGCGCCCGCGCAGATGGTGCTCGTCGACATGGGCGTCACCGGCACCGTCGGCCACACCGACGAGGATCGCTTCACCACCATCCGCATGCCGCGCCGCGCGCTGCTCGACATCAATCCGCGCGCCGAGGACAAGCTGTCGCAAGTGCTCTCGGATGGCGCGGTCGCCGAGACGATCTTCCGCTACCACGCACTTGCCGCCCATCACGCGCCGCATCTGGACGCCGTCGGCCAGCGCCTGACCGCTCAGCACATGGTCGACCTCGTCGGCCTGCTGCTCGGCACCGATGCGGAGCATGCGAGCCTTGCGCGCGGACGCGGACATGCGGCGGCCCGTCTCGATCTCATGCGTGCCGACGTGATGGCCGCGCTCGGCCGCAACGATCTCTGTCTGTCCGAGATCGCGACGCGCTCGGGGCTCAGCCCGCGCCAGGCGCAACGCCTGTTCGAGCAGGCCGGCACGACCTTCACCGAATTCGTGCTGGAGCAGCGCCTGGTGCTGGCCCGCAAGCTGCTCGCCGATCCTCGCGCGAGGGCGCGCAAGATCAGCGACATCGCGCATTCCTCGGGCTTCTCCGATTTGTCCTATTTCAACCGCGCCTTCCGCAAGCGTTTTGGTGCGACGCCATCGGAACTGCGCGACGCCTGA
- a CDS encoding NAD(P)/FAD-dependent oxidoreductase — protein sequence MARIVVLGAGFAGLWAAIGAARKRDEIGAAGRDIEIRVVDRNPYHNIRVRNYEADLSEVALPLPQLLDPIGVTHGIGEVEAIDPARREISLVTSSGEEVLSYDRLVLALGSEVMRPAIPGLAEHAFDVDTYAAALRLEDHLVSLGRSAPSPGRSTVVVVGAGFTGIEVAAEMPDRLARAGITGSRRIVLVDPNPAVGATIGAHARPVIETALSSLEVETRLGVRVVSVEAAGMRLSSDEFIPAQTVIWCAGMRASRLAESFAGARDRLGRLLVDPFMRVADIEGVFAAGDVASSVVDGLHPTVMSCQFARPMGRFAGHNVVADLAGQPMLPLRIDWYVTVLDLGGWGALYTEGWDREVRTTGAAAKATKQTINCKRIYPPLTGSKEELFAAAAPTVQAPPPTYGAR from the coding sequence ATGGCGCGTATCGTCGTGCTCGGCGCCGGGTTTGCAGGTCTGTGGGCGGCCATCGGCGCTGCGCGCAAGCGCGACGAGATCGGCGCGGCCGGCCGTGACATCGAGATCCGCGTCGTCGACCGCAATCCCTATCACAACATCCGGGTGCGCAATTACGAGGCCGACCTCAGCGAGGTCGCTCTGCCGTTGCCGCAACTGCTCGATCCGATCGGCGTCACTCATGGCATTGGCGAGGTCGAAGCCATCGATCCGGCGAGGCGCGAGATTTCACTCGTCACGAGCAGCGGCGAGGAGGTGCTGAGCTACGACCGCCTCGTGCTGGCGCTCGGCAGCGAGGTGATGCGTCCCGCCATCCCCGGCCTTGCCGAGCATGCCTTCGATGTCGATACCTATGCCGCCGCGCTCCGCCTCGAAGATCATCTCGTCTCGCTCGGACGCAGCGCGCCCTCGCCGGGACGCTCGACCGTCGTGGTGGTCGGCGCCGGATTCACCGGCATCGAGGTCGCTGCCGAGATGCCCGACAGGCTGGCGCGCGCCGGCATCACCGGCAGCCGCCGCATCGTCCTGGTCGATCCCAATCCTGCGGTCGGCGCCACCATCGGCGCGCATGCGCGTCCCGTCATCGAGACGGCGTTGTCGTCATTGGAAGTCGAGACACGGCTTGGCGTGCGCGTCGTGTCGGTCGAGGCCGCCGGCATGCGCCTGAGCTCGGACGAGTTCATTCCGGCGCAGACGGTGATCTGGTGCGCCGGGATGCGCGCGAGCCGGCTGGCCGAGAGTTTCGCGGGCGCGCGCGATCGGCTCGGACGCCTGCTGGTCGATCCTTTCATGCGGGTTGCGGATATCGAGGGCGTGTTCGCGGCCGGCGACGTTGCCTCGAGCGTGGTCGACGGACTGCATCCGACCGTGATGTCCTGCCAGTTCGCCCGTCCCATGGGCCGCTTCGCCGGCCACAATGTGGTGGCCGATCTCGCCGGCCAGCCGATGCTGCCGTTGCGGATCGACTGGTACGTGACCGTGCTCGATCTCGGCGGCTGGGGCGCGCTCTATACGGAAGGGTGGGATCGCGAGGTTCGCACCACCGGCGCGGCCGCAAAGGCGACCAAGCAGACCATCAACTGCAAGCGCATCTATCCGCCGCTGACCGGCAGTAAGGAAGAATTGTTCGCCGCGGCCGCGCCAACCGTGCAGGCGCCGCCGCCGACTTATGGGGCGCGGTAG
- the flhA gene encoding flagellar biosynthesis protein FlhA has product MVDVTAGQGVSAARPGIPSLNDIVTILKRGDIALALGVLTILVVLILPLPAIVLDLFLAISITLSILILMTSLFIQTPLEFSAFPTVLLISTMLRLSLNMASTRLILSHGHEGTAAAGHVIEAFGSFVMGGNFVIGIIVFAILIIVNFVVITKGSGRIAEVAARFHLDAMPGKQMAIDADLGAGLIDETVAKHRRKELEDESGFFGAMDGASKFVRGDAIAGLLIVFINIVGGMIIGVAQQGLSFADAGRSYTLLTVGDGLVTQVPALIVSTAAGLLVSKAGVSGAADKALMKQFSGYPQALAMSSAVMLVLAALPGIPTLPFLALGAGAGALAWNARNRNRVTAKAEEAAKAAPAAGAPGAPGAAAAEEPISAALKIDDLKIELGYALLPLVNGPDGTDRLTEQIKALRRSLAIEMGFVMPAVRILDNVQLEANTYIIKIKEVDAGTGKIWPNQFMVMDPGGSQVQVPGIHTTEPTFGLPATWVDASLKEEASLKGYTVVDAATVLSTHLTELLKANMSDLLSYGEVQKLLKELPKEQSELVKDIVPGQVTVSGIQRVLQLLLAERISIRDLSTILEGIADSLAFSRNPATMVEHVRARLARQICAQNTSYAGYLPLIALSARWEQAFAESIIGQGEERSLAMQPSKLSEFMTAVREAFERAAREGEAPVLVTSAAIRPFVRSLVERFRAQTTVLSQAEIHPRARLKTVGSV; this is encoded by the coding sequence ATGGTCGACGTCACCGCGGGACAGGGCGTAAGCGCAGCCAGGCCCGGCATCCCCTCCCTCAACGACATCGTCACAATTCTCAAGCGCGGCGACATCGCGCTGGCGCTCGGCGTCCTCACCATCCTTGTGGTGCTGATCCTGCCCCTGCCCGCGATCGTGCTGGACCTGTTCCTGGCGATCTCGATCACGCTCTCGATCCTGATCCTGATGACGTCGCTGTTTATCCAGACGCCGCTGGAATTCTCGGCCTTCCCGACCGTCCTCTTGATCTCGACCATGCTGCGCCTCTCGCTCAACATGGCCTCGACCCGTTTGATCCTGTCGCACGGGCACGAGGGTACAGCTGCCGCCGGTCATGTCATCGAAGCCTTCGGCAGCTTCGTGATGGGCGGCAATTTCGTCATCGGCATCATCGTCTTCGCCATCCTGATCATCGTCAATTTCGTCGTCATCACCAAGGGTTCGGGCCGCATCGCCGAAGTCGCCGCGCGCTTTCACCTCGACGCCATGCCCGGCAAGCAGATGGCGATCGACGCCGACCTCGGCGCCGGCCTGATCGACGAGACGGTCGCCAAGCACCGGCGCAAGGAGCTGGAGGACGAAAGCGGCTTCTTCGGCGCCATGGACGGTGCCTCCAAATTCGTCCGCGGCGACGCCATCGCCGGCCTTCTGATCGTCTTCATCAACATCGTCGGCGGCATGATCATCGGCGTGGCGCAACAGGGCCTCTCCTTCGCCGACGCCGGCCGCAGCTACACGCTGCTGACCGTCGGTGACGGCCTCGTCACCCAGGTCCCGGCGCTGATCGTTTCGACCGCGGCCGGCCTGCTCGTCTCCAAGGCCGGCGTCTCCGGCGCCGCCGACAAGGCGCTGATGAAGCAGTTCTCCGGCTATCCGCAGGCGCTCGCGATGTCATCGGCGGTCATGCTGGTCCTGGCCGCCCTGCCAGGCATTCCGACCCTCCCCTTCCTGGCGCTCGGCGCCGGCGCCGGCGCGCTCGCCTGGAACGCCCGCAACCGCAACCGCGTGACGGCCAAGGCCGAGGAAGCCGCCAAGGCCGCGCCCGCGGCCGGTGCCCCCGGCGCGCCGGGTGCCGCCGCAGCCGAGGAGCCGATCTCGGCCGCGCTCAAGATCGACGACCTCAAGATCGAGCTCGGTTACGCGCTGCTGCCGCTGGTCAACGGGCCCGACGGCACCGACCGCCTCACCGAGCAGATCAAGGCGCTGCGCCGTTCGCTCGCCATCGAGATGGGCTTCGTGATGCCCGCCGTGCGCATCCTCGACAACGTCCAGCTCGAAGCCAACACCTACATCATCAAGATCAAGGAGGTCGACGCCGGCACCGGCAAGATCTGGCCGAACCAGTTCATGGTCATGGACCCCGGCGGCAGCCAGGTGCAGGTGCCCGGCATCCACACCACGGAGCCGACCTTCGGCCTGCCCGCGACCTGGGTCGATGCCAGCCTCAAGGAAGAAGCCTCGCTCAAAGGCTACACCGTCGTCGACGCCGCGACCGTGCTCTCGACCCATCTCACCGAGCTGCTCAAGGCCAACATGTCGGACCTGCTCTCCTATGGCGAGGTGCAGAAGCTGCTCAAGGAGCTGCCGAAAGAGCAGAGCGAGCTGGTCAAGGACATCGTGCCGGGACAGGTCACGGTTTCCGGCATCCAGCGCGTGCTGCAGCTGCTGCTCGCCGAGCGCATCTCGATCCGCGATCTCTCGACCATCCTCGAAGGCATCGCCGACTCGCTCGCCTTCTCGCGCAATCCCGCGACCATGGTCGAGCATGTCCGCGCCCGCCTCGCCCGCCAGATCTGCGCGCAGAACACCTCCTACGCCGGCTATTTGCCGCTCATCGCGCTGTCGGCGCGGTGGGAGCAGGCCTTCGCCGAATCCATCATCGGCCAGGGCGAGGAGCGCAGCCTCGCCATGCAGCCTTCCAAGCTGTCGGAATTCATGACCGCCGTGCGCGAGGCCTTCGAGCGGGCCGCCCGCGAGGGCGAGGCCCCGGTGCTGGTCACCTCCGCGGCAATTCGTCCCTTCGTGCGTTCCCTGGTCGAGCGGTTCCGGGCCCAGACGACGGTTTTGTCGCAGGCCGAGATCCACCCCAGGGCGAGATTGAAAACGGTCGGAAGCGTCTGA
- a CDS encoding copper-binding protein, protein MNRIIRITAALALTVGLSTGTLAAQGAAISGEVKKIDEGAGKITLKHGPAKSLGMDEPMTMVYRVKDPALLKQVKVGDKVTFDAEEAATGYTVTKMEKAK, encoded by the coding sequence ATGAACCGCATCATCCGAATCACTGCTGCGCTCGCGCTGACCGTGGGCCTTTCCACTGGCACCCTCGCGGCCCAGGGCGCCGCGATCAGCGGCGAGGTCAAGAAGATCGACGAGGGCGCCGGCAAGATCACGCTCAAGCACGGACCGGCGAAAAGCCTCGGCATGGATGAACCCATGACCATGGTCTACCGCGTCAAGGACCCCGCTCTGCTCAAGCAGGTGAAGGTCGGCGACAAGGTGACCTTTGACGCCGAGGAGGCGGCAACGGGGTACACGGTGACGAAGATGGAGAAGGCGAAGTAG
- a CDS encoding cupredoxin domain-containing protein, whose amino-acid sequence MKKTIRLSLALAALSTAPAYAHDQHAHGTFSAGEPGDPKKPARTIEILLNEMDYAPSRIEVKRGEQIRFVLRNVGKEDHEFLLATTKENLAHAVEMKKHPHMEHDDPNGVRLAPSKTAEILWKFSKAGTFEFSCLIPDHRDYGMVGHVTVK is encoded by the coding sequence ATGAAGAAGACGATCAGGCTCAGCCTCGCACTGGCCGCACTGTCGACCGCGCCGGCCTATGCCCACGACCAGCACGCGCACGGCACCTTTTCGGCCGGCGAGCCCGGCGATCCCAAAAAGCCCGCGCGCACGATCGAGATCCTGCTGAACGAGATGGACTACGCACCCTCCAGGATCGAGGTCAAACGCGGCGAGCAGATCCGTTTCGTGCTGCGCAATGTCGGCAAGGAGGACCACGAATTCCTGCTCGCCACCACGAAGGAGAATCTCGCGCATGCGGTGGAGATGAAGAAGCATCCGCACATGGAGCACGACGATCCCAACGGTGTCAGGCTCGCACCGAGCAAGACGGCCGAGATCCTCTGGAAGTTCAGCAAGGCCGGCACGTTCGAATTTTCCTGCCTGATTCCCGACCACCGCGACTACGGCATGGTCGGCCACGTCACCGTGAAGTGA